Part of the Salinimonas lutimaris genome, CATTGGTGGTCTGTTCTTGTCTTACACCGCGCTGAACATGATCAGTGACGGTAATGGTGCGATTCAGGGCTTTGTTGACCTGACCAATCGCCTGCCTGAAAAGTTCGATATGATTCTGTCAGAAGATAATCCTTTTTATAAAGATCTGCCGGGTATTTCTGTACTGGTTGGCGGTATGTGGATTATGAACCTGTCTTACTGGGGCTTTAACCAATACATCATTCAGCGGACGCTGGCGGCAAAAAGTATCGGTGAAGCGCAAAAAGGGATTGTGTTTGCAGCATTCCTGAAAATGCTGATGCCTTTGATTGTGGTATTACCAGGTATTGCAGCCGTTATCATTTCACCGGACTTAGATCGCGCTGACGAAGCGTATCCGTCACTGATGACACTGATGCCGGTAGGTCTTAAAGGACTGATTTTTGCCGCACTGGTCGCAGCCATTGTCTCTTCACTGGCGTCGATGACCAACAGTGTTTCTACCATCTTTACGATGGATATCTACAAAGATAAAAAGCCTAACGAGAGCCAGCAGCATTATGTTCTGGTGGGCCGTCTGGTGAGCCTGATTGCCCTGATTATTGCTATGGCGGTGGCCAAGCCTCTGCTGGGGAACTTTGATCAGGCATTCCAGTATATTCAGGAATTCACCGGCTTCTTTACGCCAGGCATTGTGACCCTGTTTGTGCTGGGTATGTTCTGGAAAAAGACTACGGCGACCGCAGGTCTGCTGGCAGCACTGGGTTCTTTTGTATTCAGTCTGCTGTTCTCCATCTTCTGGCCGGAACTGCCGTTTATCGACCGTGTTGGTGTGGTCTTCCTGCTGTGTACCGGTCTGGCTGTTGTAGTCTCGCTGGCCCAGGGCAAAGGCGATCATCCACAAGCTGTGAACGTCAAAGACGTGCAGTTTGGTACCAGTAAGGTATTTAATGTCAGCTCGCTGGCAGTTATTGCACTGCTTATCGCGTTCTATACCGTGTGGTGGTAACACGGTAAGTAAGCTAACAGACCAAGCCGGCGCATCAGACGCCGGCTTTTTTATGCCCGTTCAGACTTTGCCTTGCCCCTGATACTGATTGTTAAGAGTAGTAAACGTTAAGTAAATCATTCTCATTTTTAATTTTTATTTAATTCTAATTTAAAGTTAATTTAATTATACTGCTGTAAATAATAATTCTTATCATTCGTAAACCTGAAGTTATACGAGGACACACACAGTGCAAAAACATGTTGTTGCAGTTGCTGTTGCCGCTGCTTTTTCCCTACCAATCATGGCTCATGCAGCCGAACCCCAGGATGAGAAAGGTGTAGAACGGATTACAGTACGCGGTGCATTTTTTGGTCAGCAGGCTGCGGCCGGCACTAAAACGCCAACCTTGCTGATTAATGTGCCCCAGTCAGTTTCTGTTGTTACAGCCGAGCAAATGTCAGAGCAAGCCATGTTTAGTGTGGCCGACGTCATGCAATACACTCCTGGTGTCAGCATCGGGCTGGGTGAAGACCACCGCGATCAAATTACCATTCGCGGTCAGAACACAACGGCAGACTTTTTTGTTGATGGACTGCGGGATGATGTGCAGTATTTTCGTCCCTTGTATAACCTTGAACGCGTAGAAATCCTGCGTGGTGCCAATGCTTTGTTGTTTGGCCGTGGGGGCGGCGGTGGTGTGATTAACCGCGTGACTAAAGTGGCCGAAGTAAACCAGAACTTCACTACGCTGTCTGCCGGTATCAATACCTTCTCAGCTGGTTCTGTCAGTATTGACAGCAACCATAGCATTGATGAAAAACAGGCATTTCGGGTTAACGGTGTGTTTGACAATATTGATAATCATCGTGATTTTAAAGACGGTGAGCGTTACGCCATCAATCCGACCTACACACTGCATGCCTCTGATGACACTACCATTCGCGCCTCCTACGAGTATGTTAATGATGACCGCGTCGTAGACCGGGGCGTACCATCGCTCAATGGCGCGCCGCTTGAAGGATATCGGGATACTTTCTTTGGCAAGCCGGATTTCAACAACACTACGCTGGAAGCTCATATTGCCAAACTGCGTATCGAGCAGGAGCTAACTGATAACTGGTCGGCCAATGCCACCGTGCAGTATGCTGACTACGACAAACTGTATCAGAACCTGTATCCGGT contains:
- a CDS encoding sodium/sugar symporter — protein: MNIETLDIAVFVVYVIALIGIAGWVSREKAGHAKDTNDYFLAGSSLPWWAIGASLIAANISAEQIIGMSGSGYKLGLAIASYEWMAALTLIIVGKYFLPIFLKHKIYTMPQFLEQRYDHRVRKVMAIFWLGVYIFVNLTAVLWLGALAINTIAGIDIVWGMIFLGAFSLAYSLYGGLKAVAMTDIIQVVLLIIGGLFLSYTALNMISDGNGAIQGFVDLTNRLPEKFDMILSEDNPFYKDLPGISVLVGGMWIMNLSYWGFNQYIIQRTLAAKSIGEAQKGIVFAAFLKMLMPLIVVLPGIAAVIISPDLDRADEAYPSLMTLMPVGLKGLIFAALVAAIVSSLASMTNSVSTIFTMDIYKDKKPNESQQHYVLVGRLVSLIALIIAMAVAKPLLGNFDQAFQYIQEFTGFFTPGIVTLFVLGMFWKKTTATAGLLAALGSFVFSLLFSIFWPELPFIDRVGVVFLLCTGLAVVVSLAQGKGDHPQAVNVKDVQFGTSKVFNVSSLAVIALLIAFYTVWW